One Spinacia oleracea cultivar Varoflay chromosome 4, BTI_SOV_V1, whole genome shotgun sequence DNA segment encodes these proteins:
- the LOC130459427 gene encoding uncharacterized protein isoform X1, producing the protein MAEMVIHCLPSRNPYIELKNRFRDMHLDNGIPNNYKYGTPDGRWRYDLEIMTTIIELAEECFEDGKTVENINLTGLDDETETQMDEDSDDDVVEIENPNPIIPEPTIEISSETEIEPETNNDEVNSELQQNNEDMEYESDPEEDFDDFEGHEHSPPVRRGGWIVE; encoded by the coding sequence atggccgagatggttattcattgcttgccctctaggaacccatacatagagcttaagaatcgGTTTCGTGATATGCATTTGGACAATGGTATTCCTAACAattacaagtatggtactccagatggcaGATGGAGATATGActtggagattatgaccactATTATAGAGCTTGCGGAGGAATGTTTTGAGGATGGTAAAACAGTGGAAAACATCAATCTCACAGGACTAGATGATGAGACGGaaactcagatggatgaggatagtgatgatgatgttgttgagattgaaaaccctaatcctatcattcctgaacctactattgagatctctagtgagacagaaattgagcctgagactaacaatgatgaagtgaacagtgagctacaacagaataatgaggatatggagtatgaatctgatccggaggaagactttgatgactttgaaggcCATGAGCACTCTCCACCAGTCCGTAGAGGAGGATGGATAGTAGAATAG
- the LOC130459427 gene encoding uncharacterized protein isoform X2, translated as MTTIIELAEECFEDGKTVENINLTGLDDETETQMDEDSDDDVVEIENPNPIIPEPTIEISSETEIEPETNNDEVNSELQQNNEDMEYESDPEEDFDDFEGHEHSPPVRRGGWIVE; from the coding sequence atgaccactATTATAGAGCTTGCGGAGGAATGTTTTGAGGATGGTAAAACAGTGGAAAACATCAATCTCACAGGACTAGATGATGAGACGGaaactcagatggatgaggatagtgatgatgatgttgttgagattgaaaaccctaatcctatcattcctgaacctactattgagatctctagtgagacagaaattgagcctgagactaacaatgatgaagtgaacagtgagctacaacagaataatgaggatatggagtatgaatctgatccggaggaagactttgatgactttgaaggcCATGAGCACTCTCCACCAGTCCGTAGAGGAGGATGGATAGTAGAATAG